A genomic stretch from Etheostoma cragini isolate CJK2018 chromosome 8, CSU_Ecrag_1.0, whole genome shotgun sequence includes:
- the rassf7a gene encoding ras association domain-containing protein 8 isoform X1 yields MELKVWVDGVVRVVCGLSEETSCQDVVIALAQAIGQTGRYVLIQRLRDTERQLLATEKPLESLAKLGQHGAEVQFFLRRTGPSSSDGPSSKQDTPTSPQLPKYPEPEPSKRSQPKKALTFNLGPSTSPNNKAKHFKKSPRDSPEQRASPSPSPVSPHIPSPSQSPSPSPSPSPALPIGPSKEEVFRKVLQQQERLRAMEAQLEAVERESHTWERPNPSPCPSPVSDTHLQEEMDALEQAVRRNQAELAHEQYWEEELQAELERERGMRRKLGELHAKLDDCGRRLHKFSVRSAQLQQEIQRESQTEGKANRPEESLDAVKAELQSQENHGTELEEQLSETDKALGKAESLMQAKQEELEELNKELRQCNLQQFIQQAGVLQAHTHSRKELQEQLEQFELAHLLQDGYRNGSHSVTQVESPPRPTAKQFLGHPRNLQNPLVSSLNPEVLTSRESSWR; encoded by the exons gTCAGACAGGCCGCTATGTTCTGATCCAGCGTCTTAGGGATACAGAGAGGCAGCTGTTGGCTACAGAGAAGCCTCTGGAGTCTCTGGCTAAGTTAGGCCAACATGGCGCTGAAGTTCAGTTCTTCCTGCGCCGTACTGGCCCTAGCAGCAGTGACGGACCCAGCTCAAAACAGGACACACCAACTTCACCCCAACTGCCCAAGTACCCTGAGCCAGAGCCTTCGAAACGCAGCCAGCCTAAGAAAGCACTCACCTTTAACCTGGGGCCATCCACCTCCCCTAATAACAAAGCCAAACATTTTAAGAAGTCTCCTCGGGACTCTCCAGAGCAAAGAGCCTCCCCTTCTCCCAGCCCTGTATCCCCTCATATTCCATCCCCATCCCAATCCCCGTCCCCATCCCCGTCCCCATCCCCAGCACTACCTATAGGCCCTTCCAAAGAGGAGGTTTTTAGGAAGGTTCTTCAGCAACAGGAGAGACTGAGGGCTATGGAGGCCCAGCTAGAAGCCGTAGAGAGGGAGTCACACACCTGGGAGCGTCCCAACCCATCTCCATGTCCCTCACCAGTTTCTGACACTCACTTGCAAGAAGAGATGGACGCTCTGGAGCAAGCGGTTCGGAGGAACCAGGCCGAGCTCGCCCACGAGCAGTATTGGGAGGAGGAGCTTCAGGCAGAGTTGGAGAGGGAGCGAGGAATGAGGAGGAAGCTTGGGGAGCTCCACGCCAAGCTCGACGACTGCGGACGGCGGCTCCACAAGTTCTCTGTTCGCTCTGCGCAGCTGCAGCAAGAGATCCAGCGGGAAAGCCAGACGGAAGGGAAAGCCAACAGACCAGAGGAATCCCTCGATGCCGTGAAGGCAGAGCTCCAGAGTCAGGAAAATCACGGGACAGAGCTGGAGGAGCAGCTTTCTGAGACTGACAAGGCTCTGGGGAAGGCAGAGTCTCTGATGCAG GCCaaacaggaggagctggaggagttGAATAAGGAGCTGAGGCAGTGTAACCTGCAGCAGTTCATTCAACAGGCAGGTGTCCTGCAGGCGCACACTCACTCACGCAAAGAGCTTCAGGAGCAACTGGAGCAGTTCGAACTGGCACATCTTCTGCAGGATGGATACAGGAATGGAA GCCACAGTGTAACTCAAGTGGAATCACCGCCTCGCCCCACTGCCAAACAGTTCCTGGGACATCCACGCAACCTGCAAAACCCTCTGGTGTCCAGTCTCAACCCtgagg tcCTGACATCCCGAGAGTCGTCATGGAGATAA
- the rassf7a gene encoding ras association domain-containing protein 7 isoform X2 — protein MELKVWVDGVVRVVCGLSEETSCQDVVIALAQAIGQTGRYVLIQRLRDTERQLLATEKPLESLAKLGQHGAEVQFFLRRTGPSSSDGPSSKQDTPTSPQLPKYPEPEPSKRSQPKKALTFNLGPSTSPNNKAKHFKKSPRDSPEQRASPSPSPVSPHIPSPSPALPIGPSKEEVFRKVLQQQERLRAMEAQLEAVERESHTWERPNPSPCPSPVSDTHLQEEMDALEQAVRRNQAELAHEQYWEEELQAELERERGMRRKLGELHAKLDDCGRRLHKFSVRSAQLQQEIQRESQTEGKANRPEESLDAVKAELQSQENHGTELEEQLSETDKALGKAESLMQAKQEELEELNKELRQCNLQQFIQQAGVLQAHTHSRKELQEQLEQFELAHLLQDGYRNGSHSVTQVESPPRPTAKQFLGHPRNLQNPLVSSLNPEVLTSRESSWR, from the exons gTCAGACAGGCCGCTATGTTCTGATCCAGCGTCTTAGGGATACAGAGAGGCAGCTGTTGGCTACAGAGAAGCCTCTGGAGTCTCTGGCTAAGTTAGGCCAACATGGCGCTGAAGTTCAGTTCTTCCTGCGCCGTACTGGCCCTAGCAGCAGTGACGGACCCAGCTCAAAACAGGACACACCAACTTCACCCCAACTGCCCAAGTACCCTGAGCCAGAGCCTTCGAAACGCAGCCAGCCTAAGAAAGCACTCACCTTTAACCTGGGGCCATCCACCTCCCCTAATAACAAAGCCAAACATTTTAAGAAGTCTCCTCGGGACTCTCCAGAGCAAAGAGCCTCCCCTTCTCCCAGCCCTGTATCCCCTCATATTCCA TCCCCATCCCCAGCACTACCTATAGGCCCTTCCAAAGAGGAGGTTTTTAGGAAGGTTCTTCAGCAACAGGAGAGACTGAGGGCTATGGAGGCCCAGCTAGAAGCCGTAGAGAGGGAGTCACACACCTGGGAGCGTCCCAACCCATCTCCATGTCCCTCACCAGTTTCTGACACTCACTTGCAAGAAGAGATGGACGCTCTGGAGCAAGCGGTTCGGAGGAACCAGGCCGAGCTCGCCCACGAGCAGTATTGGGAGGAGGAGCTTCAGGCAGAGTTGGAGAGGGAGCGAGGAATGAGGAGGAAGCTTGGGGAGCTCCACGCCAAGCTCGACGACTGCGGACGGCGGCTCCACAAGTTCTCTGTTCGCTCTGCGCAGCTGCAGCAAGAGATCCAGCGGGAAAGCCAGACGGAAGGGAAAGCCAACAGACCAGAGGAATCCCTCGATGCCGTGAAGGCAGAGCTCCAGAGTCAGGAAAATCACGGGACAGAGCTGGAGGAGCAGCTTTCTGAGACTGACAAGGCTCTGGGGAAGGCAGAGTCTCTGATGCAG GCCaaacaggaggagctggaggagttGAATAAGGAGCTGAGGCAGTGTAACCTGCAGCAGTTCATTCAACAGGCAGGTGTCCTGCAGGCGCACACTCACTCACGCAAAGAGCTTCAGGAGCAACTGGAGCAGTTCGAACTGGCACATCTTCTGCAGGATGGATACAGGAATGGAA GCCACAGTGTAACTCAAGTGGAATCACCGCCTCGCCCCACTGCCAAACAGTTCCTGGGACATCCACGCAACCTGCAAAACCCTCTGGTGTCCAGTCTCAACCCtgagg tcCTGACATCCCGAGAGTCGTCATGGAGATAA